Proteins encoded by one window of Lentimicrobium sp. L6:
- a CDS encoding YjjG family noncanonical pyrimidine nucleotidase, with amino-acid sequence MTAKKYKYLFFDLDRTLWDFEKNSVLTLKEIYEEARIGDMAIIDFADFHTFYVDYNHHLWDLYKDGKIEKDYLSVQRFRGSLQHFKIDDEDLAIKMAKDYVRISPTKTALFPNAILVLKNLSKRYSMHIITNGFNEVQFVKLDNSGLTPYFEQIITSEMVGVQKPHRDVFDFAMKQAGASAEESLMIGDDQVSDIQGARNAHIDQVFVDFHHEDLRFAPTFHIHSLSELLNFL; translated from the coding sequence ATGACGGCAAAGAAATACAAATATCTGTTTTTTGATTTAGATAGAACCTTATGGGATTTCGAGAAAAATTCTGTTTTAACCTTAAAAGAGATTTATGAGGAGGCTAGAATAGGTGATATGGCCATTATTGATTTTGCCGATTTCCATACTTTTTATGTGGACTATAATCATCATTTATGGGATTTGTATAAGGATGGGAAAATTGAGAAAGATTACTTGAGCGTGCAACGATTTAGAGGTAGCCTACAACACTTTAAAATTGATGATGAGGATTTAGCCATAAAAATGGCGAAAGATTATGTGAGAATAAGCCCCACAAAAACAGCCCTTTTCCCTAATGCTATTTTGGTATTAAAAAACTTATCAAAACGCTATTCCATGCATATCATCACAAATGGATTTAATGAGGTGCAGTTTGTGAAGCTAGATAATAGTGGTTTAACTCCTTATTTTGAACAGATTATAACTTCGGAGATGGTAGGTGTGCAAAAGCCTCACAGAGACGTGTTTGACTTTGCTATGAAGCAGGCGGGAGCTTCTGCTGAAGAGTCTTTGATGATAGGCGATGATCAAGTATCTGATATTCAGGGAGCACGAAATGCCCATATAGATCAAGTCTTTGTTGATTTCCATCATGAGGACCTCAGATTTGCTCCTACATTTCATATTCACAGCCTTTCCGAATTGCTCAATTTTCTGTAG